The Lolium rigidum isolate FL_2022 chromosome 2, APGP_CSIRO_Lrig_0.1, whole genome shotgun sequence genomic interval CAGCATAGGGAAACAAAGCACTACCAACACACCTACCAGCTAGTGACACGTTTCATCACAAGATCCATGCTGCCTCCAAGTTATCCCCTTTCCTGTTGACTAGAGTGGCATCCTGCTCTTCAGATTCAGTCACCATAACAAGGATTCTCCAGCAATGAATAACATGAGACAAATATATATCCTGCTGTAAAGAAGAAAAATACCCACATATGAAGAAAATGCAAAAGGGAGACAGGCGTGCCATGTAAATCAAAGTATCTCCATGACATGCAGAAAACCAGCCAGCTCACAATACAATTTTTGTGCCCATTAAGGGCGAACAAAGTTAATTAGCTATCAGGCATTTATGACAGAGCAATACCTCTTCCATATGTATAGGCACAGGAAGCACAGATAAATGTGAGTGAAACATTTGGTCTAAGAAGTAAGGACAATCTTTGAATCAATCTAGAAATTATGGAAAACCAAAATAATTGCAATGATCGCTATAGATTTGCACTCTATGACCAAACATATGAAGATCTTCATCTCACTACATGGGCAATGAAGTCTACTATTATGTCCATGGTAGGCcaaaaaaatatgcaacaaataacGAACAAATACCTAACACTTTTTCTGGAGTTACTGAAGCATAAAATCTCTACGAGATATTTGCCCATATCACTTCAGCCTATACAGCTCAAGAGTTCAGTTTACGTGTTATACTCTTCAGTAACATTGCTTGCTAAAAAACTACAGTAACAACAGTACTTGACACATAGCACTAATTAAGTTCACAACGTAAATTAAGACATGTCAGCAAGAAATCATGCAGAACTGCAGAAACAACATCATCTCTTGAGAGACCGAAAATACTAGCTATGCTACCTCTTTTGGGAGAAGAATATAGAGATTGGATCAAAGGTGGTACAGCAAACTGTAAAGTTTTAAAAATGGGAAGACTGAGTTGCTGTCTGAAGATGTGTTTTTAAGCTAATTAAACAACAGATCATGTAGCTGACACTGCAAGAAATTAGAGATTCATTATGAGATAATCCATTCCCGGTTACATACGCCAACGGGCAATGACACAGCTAAATTCACAAGATTAATGACAAAAGCCAACACCACACTATAGGAGAACAAGTACCGCTGCACAAAAGCAGCTACTAAACACTGACTCAACTGATCATAAGACCCATGTCGCCTCCAAGTGGTGATCTTTCCTGAAGAGGGTGAGAGTGGCCTGCTTCTCTTATTAATATTCCAACCATATGTAGTCAATGAGTCGCATTGGCGGGGTTCACCATTTCTGGAAATAAAGTTGTCAGTGAGATTAAAAAAAGGAGAAAACATGACTTTAAAAAATTGCCTATTAGGTAGACATAAGCATAATTACGTGTTACGTTCGGGTGTTACATAGCACTCATAGTTTGCTTAAAAGATATGTGTATCACAACTGAAACATCAAATGTAACTTTTGATCTGAtttatgttattacttgagaattATTCCCAGATCATAAAACAAAGGGCATACACACATACCTCGAGGAGTGTAGAAACTCATGTATGGCATCAAATAATGGAAGATTTCTCTCTTCCATAGCTTCTTCACACTTCGTGACTTGAGACTAATCCCGTATATACCAAGATCTGTGGTCACGAAAATGGTATCACTACCCTCCATAGATCCAACCAGTGTAAGTCTTAACTTGGGATTTTGGATGGGGAGGAGTTCTTTCAGATTGATGACTCTATGTTGAGTCCATGACAGAACTCCGTCGAAACCCATCTGCCTTGACCACATGTGGAGGTTTAACATGTCCAATCGTGCAAACCCCAAACTACCATCCTCCGTCGCCATGAGGATAGTTTCACTATCACCTTCTGCGCCAGTCTCCAGCGGCGGCACATCAATCAGTGATAAGCAATTAGATGCCAAGTCACACTTGAGAATAGCTATCGGCACGTCACTATCACCATTCTTAACCACGAAATAAAGTGCATCTTCGATGAGGACCTGGGGCTTAAAGTCAATGCGTGCACTCACACCCACAAGATCAAGATCAGCGGACAACTCAGTCCACTCATCCGCAAGAGAGAGACCCGAGCATGGCTTGCTCCCTTCACCCATCTGCGGCAAGGATATGTATGCGCATGCAACACAATCGACATCACTCTTGTCCAGGGTGACCAAGACCACCCGGAAGGGGCCGTCCTCACACGCGCGGTGGTCGCAGCGGGGCGCGGCGCAAATCACTGCGGCCCTAAGGCTCTGGGATTCCACGATATCTCGAGCCTGGGGCCCATCCAGCTCCCTCCGGCTGCCTGTCAACGGGTTCCAAACGAGGAACTTTGCGGCTAACCCCTCGGCGGCTAATGCAGTTGCATCCACAAGGAgaacgcggccatggcggcagtcCCACGGCTCATAGAACCAGCAACCCCAGTCATCGTCGGGAATGCGCGCACGGAACTTTGTGGCAGGTTCGTAGTACGGAACCCTGTCGTACTCGTCCCTTCTGTATCCCCCCGAGGAATAAATGGGAGGGCAGTAAATGAAGCCCAACATAGGCGGAGCTCCATGGAACTTGCGGTAGAGACCGCTGAAGCGAGGGCCGGAGAGGGTGTCGAGCCAGAGCTTGCTGGCCAGGGATGCGCGCACGAGGCACTCCGGCTCGTCCGGCGGGAGGCGAAGGAAGACCTCCTCGAGAAGCTCGTCCGGCAGTGGCGGCGACATGCTCGGTGGAGGTGACATGCTCGGTGGAGGCGAGTACCTGCACAAACAGAATTCATTCAGAATGAGACTGCATAAactgaagaaaaaaaaggagggcCGAGTTCGTTTGGGGCATTCCGAGTGTGTGGAGATCGGAACGGGCAGCAGACCATATATATACAATTCAAGGAGCACAGCTCGCTTACTGCCATGGAAAGGAAAGAATTGGGACGGGGGGTTCCTTCCTTACCTAGAGGAGAAGAGAAGCGATGGATCCCCTCCGATCCACTCCAGCAGCTAGGTGACGACCAGGGCCAGGAGGGAGACGACGCCGAgatccgagagagagagagaccaaaGGATATGGAAATTGGTCGGTGGAGGCGAGGGTTTAGGGTGGGGAAAAGTGCAAGATGCGGCGGCAGAGCACCagggggcggccggcggcgggcgggATGGCGCGGATTAGGCAGGAAAGGATGTAGAGCTCCGAGATGCACAGCGGAGGGGGAGCGATCGCCGGCGGCAGGCCGGGAGGCGGCGCAACGGCATCCCTGTGCAGGAGAGAGGCGAGGGAGATGGTCTGCAAAATTGTAACCGTAGTGGCAAAGACATACATAGGCTGTGTTTGGTCTGAGCCCCAACAAGAACTACCTAATTTTTGGCATGACCAAAATTTTGGCAAAGTTTTGTTGTTTGGATTTTAGCCATGGCTCTTCCAAAAAAATTGTACACTAGTGCCTCCGTTTTGGTTTGCAACCTAACTGACTTGGCATGCATTGACAACTCAAATTGGCTAGTACTTAATCTAATTCCAATTCGATCGAAAACATATGTTAACAATGATTATTTAAAGAATGCGGGcaagaagaaacaaaaaaatattGAGATAGCAAAATCATAAGCGAACGTATCAGGTGAAAATGCTCTAGACTCTGCAAATCTGCAGATTTTTCACGACATCCGTTGGATTAGAAGAATCTAGAGCATTTTCACTTGATATGTTTCCTCTAGTTGTAATCAAGATGGTGTTTGGCTCTACAAAGAAACTAGAGCGTTGAATTGTTGGCACATACTCCTATAAAGAAAAAAACATTGATTACACAGAACCCACCCGAGAGACTCGAGGGGGCGAGGCTTCCAATATTTTGGCGCGTGGTTTCGCGCCATCGGCTCGCCCTCGCGTGGGTGGAATTTATGTGGGCTGGCTCGGACAAACTTTGGCGAGCTAATATATTGGCCTCGGTCCAAACAGGGACCAAATGTTGTTGTGGGCTTGCCAAATTTTTGGTATGGTAGGCATTGGCTTTAATCCAAACACACCCATAGTCTGGCAATGGCACGACCTTTTATAGCAATTTTTTTGTCTAGCGTATTTGCCTATCATTATACAGGATAACTGCTGTAGAGATAAAATGTAGGAAGGCCCCTGTCCATCTGGTCATAGATTGGAGCAAAAAAAATCTAAACGACGCGCTTCTAGAGCTTTTATTAAAGCTAAACTCGAAATAAGAGGAGGCATTGGCAATGACAACAGCACCGAAGTGATGGAGAGTTGATGCCACAGATCAGCGGTGACGGTGAGGCAGTGACGACGTGTGACAAACAAgcaaaggttgttggtggagtcaCATCGAAGAAGAACCGGTTTTGTGGCCAGATCCTTAATAGAGAAGCCGAAAGGGTCAAATTCAACTCGCGTTCAGGTAGATTGAGTTAAAAAAAGAAAGTATATTATGGAGTATATTATGAATGTTATGTGGAGGTGTACCATTTGTTGCGATTTTACATGTAAACCTATTATAGAAAACATTTGAAAAGTAGAAAAGAAATACTCTTTCTATTTAAAAGAATTGAAGTTCTAGTTTACTCGTCCTAACTCAAACtaattaaagtttgaccaagtttttagaaAATTATGTCAACCTCTACAACATCAATTCAATTTAGTACATTTCCCCGTAAATTTGATTAAAGTTAGTTTGATTGAACTTAGGACAAAACTAGAACGCAACGAAGTACCCTTCTAAAAACGGGTATTTAATTCTATGCCCCTGGTTTCTTAGTTGTGCTCACTTTTCCCCATTCAATAACTTTTTGCTCACTTTTCCCCATGTGTTTAAacttttgctttgacattttccttattttttttccttATAGTTGCTCACTTTGAAGGCAAAATGAGCCAGTGGGGAAAAGTGAGTAGTGTTAATGAACGAGGGCATAGAATTAATAATCCCTAAAAATTACACAAAATGAACCTTGTATATCAAAATTTCAGAAATGCAAAGGTATGGTGTAGTGAGCGGCCCAGATCGATCGAAGCAAGCCACCTACGGCACTACTACTCGGCGGCCTTCTCCGGCAAAcaaactccaaaaccctagctctcccccgccggccgccgccgtctcTCCCGTCCTCGGTCCACTCGCCGGAGTTCgcgccctcctccacctccaccagcgACCTC includes:
- the LOC124686182 gene encoding uncharacterized protein LOC124686182 → MLGFIYCPPIYSSGGYRRDEYDRVPYYEPATKFRARIPDDDWGCWFYEPWDCRHGRVLLVDATALAAEGLAAKFLVWNPLTGSRRELDGPQARDIVESQSLRAAVICAAPRCDHRACEDGPFRVVLVTLDKSDVDCVACAYISLPQMGEGSKPCSGLSLADEWTELSADLDLVGVSARIDFKPQVLIEDALYFVVKNGDSDVPIAILKCDLASNCLSLIDVPPLETGAEGDSETILMATEDGSLGFARLDMLNLHMWSRQMGFDGVLSWTQHRVINLKELLPIQNPKLRLTLVGSMEGSDTIFVTTDLGIYGISLKSRSVKKLWKREIFHYLMPYMSFYTPREMVNPANATH